The following are encoded together in the Methanosarcina flavescens genome:
- a CDS encoding PKD domain-containing protein encodes MKSVNKILLCMVVFSFFTFSTFPSFTDTSASFTDAKNVNAEIRTGVWESLEELVGAPDLNLTGGRDGLQENDFGPIGDSNSRNYSESVAVNFSENPSSIHNESSAEFTNQTDNLPIEANETIDPTNQTSDINLTNNTNFTNSTDLINNSTDTQRTVSLEEASINTGSLGPSSGGSGGGSRGGGGSGGSDEDDGVLPDAGFSSSVTEGYAPLAVQFTDLSQNATEWNWDFGDGASSSEQNPAHIYPTAGTYTVTLEASNANGTDSESAEITVLETPEVVLPPVAGFTSSITTGPAPFSVQFTDLSQNATEWNWDFGDGASSSEQNPAHTYSAPGTYSVTLTVKNTAGEDSEKKAGYIKVGAASSVTLTDLTLDGENSSGATTGSGAFTTNPEDSFGQIGVRDENGIFFNMPSSGGPLGKISIPLQVGVNNFSLVADGVYPGNEYYGAVLFLNGFSASPLIAIYNSNGGTGAFSVQPAGTEITGSAEGGSSSVKAPGSSFYVTPDGTKIEVVSFVVDSKKGLTDEISGENFGANGVPDTVAKLSLIVTPSVTVPLASFSASSLSGTAPLQVSFTDSSTGSPTSWNWDFGDGASSTEQNPTHTYSTPGTYTATLTASNGNGTSSTSAVITVLQPVLPVADFSSSVSSGNAPLAVQFTDLSQNAAAWNWDFGDGSSSTEQNPSHIYSTAGDYTISLTASNANGTDSKSSTITVLRQPVPPVADFSSSVTEGYAPLAVQFTDLSQNAAEWSWDFGDGASSSEQSPSHTYSAAGSYTVTLTVSNADGTDSKTGGISVAEKPADNSSNDTAADSSGDSSSTGSSGNDGSEDSSGNDGSEDSSGNDGSEDSSGNDGFEDSSGNDGSEDSSGNDSFEDSSGNESSA; translated from the coding sequence ATGAAGTCCGTTAATAAAATATTACTATGTATGGTGGTATTTTCTTTCTTTACCTTCAGCACTTTTCCTTCCTTTACAGATACATCTGCTTCATTCACTGATGCAAAAAATGTTAATGCCGAAATCAGGACAGGTGTCTGGGAAAGCCTGGAAGAGCTGGTCGGGGCGCCTGACCTTAACCTGACTGGAGGCAGGGACGGGCTTCAGGAAAACGATTTCGGTCCGATAGGAGACTCTAATTCGAGAAACTACAGTGAGTCTGTAGCTGTAAACTTTTCGGAGAATCCCAGTTCTATTCATAACGAAAGTTCTGCAGAATTTACTAATCAGACAGATAATTTGCCCATAGAGGCAAATGAGACCATTGACCCTACCAATCAAACCAGTGATATTAACCTTACAAATAATACTAACTTTACAAATTCTACTGACCTGATCAACAATTCTACTGATACACAAAGGACAGTTTCCCTTGAAGAAGCCAGTATCAACACCGGTAGCCTGGGTCCGAGCTCTGGAGGTTCTGGGGGTGGCTCTAGAGGTGGAGGTGGGTCAGGAGGTTCGGACGAAGATGATGGAGTCCTTCCTGATGCCGGCTTTAGCAGCAGTGTCACAGAAGGCTATGCTCCTCTAGCTGTGCAGTTCACCGACCTCTCGCAAAATGCAACAGAATGGAACTGGGACTTTGGAGACGGAGCAAGCTCTTCCGAACAGAACCCGGCACATATCTACCCTACAGCAGGGACCTATACCGTTACTCTGGAAGCCTCCAACGCAAACGGCACGGATTCCGAATCTGCTGAGATAACCGTTCTGGAAACTCCTGAAGTGGTTCTTCCCCCTGTTGCCGGCTTCACAAGCAGCATAACCACTGGACCTGCTCCTTTTTCCGTGCAGTTCACTGACCTCTCGCAAAACGCAACAGAATGGAACTGGGACTTTGGAGACGGAGCAAGCTCTTCCGAACAGAACCCGGCGCATACTTACTCTGCACCAGGAACATACTCGGTCACGCTTACAGTAAAAAATACGGCTGGAGAAGATTCCGAGAAAAAAGCAGGTTATATAAAAGTAGGTGCAGCTTCCTCAGTAACATTGACTGACCTGACCCTAGACGGAGAAAACTCCTCTGGGGCTACGACAGGCTCAGGGGCTTTTACCACAAACCCTGAAGACTCCTTCGGGCAGATAGGCGTCAGGGACGAAAATGGAATTTTCTTTAACATGCCTTCTTCCGGTGGTCCGCTTGGCAAAATTTCCATACCCCTTCAGGTAGGAGTCAATAATTTTTCCCTTGTTGCCGATGGAGTCTACCCTGGAAATGAATACTACGGTGCAGTGCTCTTCTTAAATGGATTCTCTGCCTCCCCTCTGATAGCAATTTACAATTCCAATGGCGGGACAGGAGCTTTTTCTGTGCAGCCTGCAGGTACGGAAATAACAGGCAGTGCTGAAGGAGGTTCATCTTCAGTCAAAGCACCTGGCTCATCCTTCTATGTTACTCCTGACGGGACAAAAATAGAAGTTGTAAGTTTTGTTGTCGATTCAAAGAAGGGGCTTACGGATGAAATTTCAGGCGAAAATTTTGGTGCAAACGGAGTTCCCGATACCGTAGCAAAACTAAGCCTGATAGTGACTCCTTCTGTCACGGTTCCGCTTGCATCTTTCTCTGCATCCTCCCTTTCCGGGACAGCGCCTCTGCAGGTCTCCTTTACTGACAGCAGCACAGGTTCCCCCACTTCATGGAACTGGGACTTCGGAGACGGAGCCAGCTCAACCGAGCAGAATCCAACACATACTTACTCTACACCAGGGACCTACACCGCAACGCTCACAGCAAGCAATGGAAACGGTACAAGCTCAACATCTGCCGTAATTACTGTCCTGCAGCCTGTACTTCCTGTGGCAGACTTCAGCAGCAGTGTCTCATCCGGAAACGCTCCTCTGGCTGTACAGTTTACAGATCTGTCTCAAAACGCAGCAGCATGGAACTGGGACTTTGGAGACGGATCCAGCTCAACCGAGCAGAACCCCTCGCATATCTATTCCACGGCAGGAGACTATACCATTTCTCTTACTGCATCCAATGCAAACGGCACGGATTCCAAATCTTCCACAATAACGGTATTAAGACAGCCTGTACCTCCTGTAGCAGACTTCAGCAGCAGTGTCACAGAAGGCTATGCTCCTCTAGCTGTGCAGTTTACCGACCTTTCGCAAAATGCAGCAGAATGGAGCTGGGACTTTGGAGACGGAGCCAGTTCAAGCGAGCAGAGTCCCTCGCATACTTACTCAGCAGCAGGAAGTTACACAGTAACACTTACTGTAAGCAATGCCGATGGTACGGATTCAAAAACAGGAGGGATTTCTGTAGCTGAAAAGCCCGCAGATAATTCTTCAAATGATACTGCTGCCGACAGTTCTGGAGATTCCAGCTCTACAGGCAGTTCCGGAAATGATGGTTCTGAAGATAGTTCCGGAAATGATGGTTCTGAAGATAGTTCCGGAAATGATGGTTCTGAAGATAGTTCCGGAAATGATGGTTTTGAAGATAGTTCCGGAAATGATGGTTCTGAAGACAGTTCCGGAAATGATAGTTTTGAAGATAGTTCCGGAAATGAAAGCTCTGCATAA
- a CDS encoding signal peptidase I has translation MKTIDTLVKVFILLILLPIFITSIPTGPLHIMTVSGNSMEPVITANDIVVIIPAITQPAVGDIITYRPHFQSDEGASITHRVVGVVEEGYITKGDANELPDGIVAPGDVIGIMVFKIPFIGALVHFARTPVGFLTVVLFPSIILIIIEIREIIRLL, from the coding sequence ATGAAAACAATAGATACTCTCGTTAAGGTGTTTATTCTCTTAATACTCTTACCAATCTTTATTACTAGTATTCCTACTGGTCCCTTACATATTATGACCGTTTCGGGCAACAGCATGGAACCTGTAATAACAGCTAATGATATCGTTGTAATTATTCCTGCAATTACACAACCTGCAGTTGGAGACATTATCACCTATCGTCCTCATTTTCAAAGTGACGAGGGAGCGAGCATCACTCATAGGGTAGTAGGAGTAGTAGAAGAGGGATACATAACTAAAGGAGACGCAAACGAATTACCGGACGGCATCGTTGCCCCTGGAGACGTGATAGGCATTATGGTTTTCAAAATTCCCTTCATCGGTGCCTTAGTTCATTTTGCGCGTACTCCGGTTGGATTTTTGACAGTTGTACTTTTTCCTTCAATTATACTGATAATTATAGAAATACGAGAGATAATTAGACTCCTGTAA